In one window of Zingiber officinale cultivar Zhangliang chromosome 11A, Zo_v1.1, whole genome shotgun sequence DNA:
- the LOC122031131 gene encoding uncharacterized protein LOC122031131, whose protein sequence is MVATAVFRRCLQLIVFAAAAACSHADSNFINKTCEVAYSQDFCFSMLISDRRSINASTAPELAYIALDIDATADISSTVGVLQQIADKNQGTDLEAALNQCIMVYNNAGGDLEDARDAVGSKEYSNADALIDSAATSPDGCQNMFDDVEMPAPVAEKGEWLGERIDVCSALVKALFNQ, encoded by the coding sequence ATGGTCGCCACCGCCGTCTTCCGCCGATGTCTCCAACTCATCGTCTTCGCTGCTGCAGCCGCCTGTTCGCACGCCGACAGCAACTTCATCAACAAAACCTGTGAAGTCGCCTACAGCCAAGACTTCTGCTTCTCCATGCTCATTTCCGACCGCCGGAGCATCAACGCCTCCACCGCGCCTGAGCTCGCCTACATCGCGCTCGACATCGACGCCACCGCCGACATTTCCTCCACCGTTGGAGTGTTACAACAGATTGCCGACAAGAACCAGGGCACGGATCTGGAGGCGGCGCTGAACCAGTGCATAATGGTTTACAACAACGCCGGCGGGGATCTCGAGGACGCACGCGACGCCGTCGGCAGCAAGGAATACAGCAATGCCGATGCTTTGATCGACTCTGCCGCCACTTCGCCTGATGGCTGCCAAAATATGTTCGACGATGTGGAGATGCCGGCGCCGGTGGCGGAGAAAGGGGAGTGGCTAGGCGAGAGAATTGACGTCTGCTCTGCCCTTGTGAAGGCGCTGTTTAATCAATAG